In the genome of Methylococcus sp. EFPC2, the window ACATTTCGGAGGTTCCGCCTACCCGTGTCAGCGACTGCCAGAAGGGCACGGTGACACCGCGGTAGTTGGGGTTCTTGAGCACCTGGGTGAACCTGCCGTTCTCGATCAGCCGGGCGTATTCGCAGCCGAACTGGAACTTGTTGCGGTAGTCGTCGATGGACCAGGAGATGTTCGATTCCATGTAAACCCCGCGTTCGACCGCGGCGACGATGTCGTCCAGCGATCCGCTGCCCGGCTCCAGGTTGATGTTGGCCATGCGGTCTATGGGCGCGCGGTTCCAGCTCGCGGCGCGGAAATTGGCCACGCCGGGTAGCCCCAGGCGCGACTGGCTTTCCAGGCTGCCGAGCCCGCGCAGCAGCAGGCCGTCCTTGATCAGATGCTCGCGGCTGGCGGCATGGCCGCAATCGTCGAAAGCGTAGGATGCGAACTGGCCCTCCACCGTGGGATCGAAAGTGACGTTCATCAGGTGGGAGCCGTATTGCAATCGGCCGAAGTCTTCGGGCCTGACGAAGCTCCAGCCGGCGTAGTTGCGCTCGTCTCCCAGGATGCGGTCCAGCTCCAGCGGATGGCCGATGGATTCGTGGATTTGCAGCAACATCTGGTCCGGCGCCAGCACCAGGTCCAGCGTCTCGTTCGGACAGTCGTCCGCGGCGAGCAGTTCCAGGGCCTGGACGCCCGCCCGCTCGCACTCGGCGTAAAGGGCTTCGAAATCGAAGAATTCCAGCCCGGCCTGCCGGCAGCGCGCGACGGGGCCGTTCAGGGACCGTCGCTGGGTTACGCCACCGTCTTGGGCGGTCACCCCGAAATTGCATGCGACCAGCAGAAACTGCTCGTCGATGTCGCTGCCGTTGGTGCTCGCATACTGCAAGCGGGTTTCCACCAGAGTGGCCTCGGCCGTGGCGTTGACGATCTTGTCGGCGACTTTCAGGTGGCGGCTGGCGGCGATCAGCCGGTCGGTGAATTCGCCCAGAGATTGCGTATCGAGCCCGGCGCGATGGGGGCTGAGGTAGCGGCCCACCGCCTGGGGCCGGTGCCGGTCGGTGAATGTCATGGCCTTGTGCGGCGCCGAGATGCGGGCCAGACGGACCGCCTGGCGGGTCGCCTCGCGCAAGCCCTTTTCGGAAAGGTCGCTGGTGCCGGCGTAGGCAAGCTGGCCGTCCACGCGGGCTTCCACCATCACGCCGCGTTCGAAGGTGACCGAATTGTCTTCCGGTTTTCCGTTGCGCACGCTGCGCCTATGGGTCGTTTCCTGCACGTAGCGCAGGCCGATCCAGTCGGCCTCCGAGCCGATGCGGGCGAGAGCGCTCTGGATGTCAAATTCCGGGAATTCGGCGGCTAGCGCGAGCGTGGTGTTCATGTTTCCTTTTGACGGCTGTGTTTCCGGGGCGAAGCGAGGGCGTGTGGCGGAAAATACCATGCCGGGGATGATCGTGCGCGTTCCTCGGGTGTTTGCTTTGTCTACGGAAATAGGCAGATAGGCGGGGCGGAGAGCGTCAAGGAGTTCCCGCAGCGCGGT includes:
- a CDS encoding TldD/PmbA family protein is translated as MNTTLALAAEFPEFDIQSALARIGSEADWIGLRYVQETTHRRSVRNGKPEDNSVTFERGVMVEARVDGQLAYAGTSDLSEKGLREATRQAVRLARISAPHKAMTFTDRHRPQAVGRYLSPHRAGLDTQSLGEFTDRLIAASRHLKVADKIVNATAEATLVETRLQYASTNGSDIDEQFLLVACNFGVTAQDGGVTQRRSLNGPVARCRQAGLEFFDFEALYAECERAGVQALELLAADDCPNETLDLVLAPDQMLLQIHESIGHPLELDRILGDERNYAGWSFVRPEDFGRLQYGSHLMNVTFDPTVEGQFASYAFDDCGHAASREHLIKDGLLLRGLGSLESQSRLGLPGVANFRAASWNRAPIDRMANINLEPGSGSLDDIVAAVERGVYMESNISWSIDDYRNKFQFGCEYARLIENGRFTQVLKNPNYRGVTVPFWQSLTRVGGTSEMFGTPYCGKGEPSQIIRVGHASPPCLFTGVEVFGGGL